A stretch of Longimicrobium terrae DNA encodes these proteins:
- a CDS encoding DUF423 domain-containing protein — MNRTFWILGCAMALMAVGTGAFGAHALRARLSPEMLAVWETAARYQMYHALALLAVAMAMPRASGGSWNAAGWLFTAGIVLFSGSLYVLALSGIRWLGAITPLGGVCFLAGWALLALAGLRMVSR, encoded by the coding sequence ATGAACCGAACGTTCTGGATTCTGGGATGCGCGATGGCGCTGATGGCGGTGGGCACGGGGGCGTTCGGCGCGCACGCGCTGCGGGCCCGGCTGAGCCCCGAGATGCTCGCCGTGTGGGAGACCGCGGCGCGCTACCAGATGTACCACGCGCTGGCGCTGCTGGCCGTGGCCATGGCGATGCCGCGCGCGTCCGGCGGATCGTGGAACGCCGCGGGATGGCTGTTCACCGCGGGGATCGTCCTTTTCTCGGGCAGCCTGTACGTGCTGGCGCTGAGCGGAATCCGCTGGCTGGGCGCCATCACTCCGCTGGGCGGCGTCTGCTTTCTGGCGGGATGGGCGCTGCTGGCGTTGGCCGGGCTGCGGATGGTGTCTCGGTAG